In one Polaribacter sp. ALD11 genomic region, the following are encoded:
- a CDS encoding DUF3078 domain-containing protein yields MKKLSILILLVCISFSAKAQTADELKKEQAPKKAKIAKLQGEVKAIQAKIDALPGWKKGAFGTIGGSISGFNNWYSRTAPTASAGNIGVTVNGFANLIEEDFFWRNSAAVNLGWVKLDEKGVAGDEGFDTATDVFTISSLYGKRLNKKWALSALAEYRTTIIDNFNDPGYLDLGAGLTWTPTNSLVVVMHPGNYNFVFSSGDTVFESSLGAKVVADYTEKYGKLSVKSNLSIFQSYKTSDLSNWTWTNSFGYTIWKGIGVGFELGLRKNKQEALNNALIDFPTETFDTVDNKLQSYYLLGMSYAF; encoded by the coding sequence ATGAAAAAATTATCAATCTTAATTTTATTAGTATGTATTAGCTTTTCAGCAAAGGCTCAAACTGCTGACGAGTTAAAAAAAGAACAAGCTCCTAAAAAAGCAAAAATAGCTAAATTACAAGGAGAAGTAAAAGCCATTCAAGCAAAAATTGATGCACTTCCAGGTTGGAAAAAAGGTGCTTTTGGTACCATAGGAGGAAGTATCTCTGGTTTTAACAACTGGTACTCTAGAACTGCACCTACTGCATCTGCTGGTAATATTGGTGTTACTGTAAATGGTTTCGCTAATTTAATTGAAGAAGATTTTTTCTGGAGAAACTCTGCCGCAGTTAATTTAGGTTGGGTAAAATTAGACGAAAAAGGTGTTGCTGGAGACGAAGGTTTTGATACAGCTACAGATGTTTTTACAATTTCTTCTTTGTATGGTAAAAGATTAAATAAAAAATGGGCACTTTCTGCTTTAGCAGAATACAGAACTACCATAATAGATAATTTTAATGATCCTGGGTATTTAGATTTAGGTGCTGGTTTAACTTGGACGCCAACAAACAGCTTAGTTGTTGTAATGCATCCAGGTAACTACAATTTTGTTTTTAGCAGTGGAGATACTGTTTTTGAATCTTCTTTAGGTGCAAAAGTTGTTGCAGATTACACGGAGAAATATGGAAAACTAAGTGTAAAGTCTAATTTATCTATTTTCCAAAGTTATAAAACTTCTGATTTATCTAACTGGACCTGGACAAACTCTTTTGGGTACACAATCTGGAAAGGAATTGGAGTTGGGTTCGAATTAGGTTTGCGTAAAAACAAACAAGAAGCTTTAAATAATGCTTTAATTGATTTCCCTACAGAAACTTTTGATACTGTAGATAATAAATTACAATCTTACTACTTATTAGGTATGAGCTATGCGTTCTAA
- a CDS encoding DUF3078 domain-containing protein, which produces MRRLLLLFLILLASTSYSQKKKHDTLPKPKWKINGRFAFIFNQSSFSNWASGGQNTVAGNIDVNYDFNYKKKNVNWDTRIITGYGLSHINEKGYRKTNDRFELNTLLGIKTATYWFLSFIGNFKTQYTKGYDYKKEPKLLVSEFLSPAYLTFGPGMLWKKSDDLHLNIAPATARYTLVSDFFSGKYGVDEGKNTAFGLGFNFSGYYKFGVMENVEMENILTMYSDYLANVGNVDLDYQTNIHFKVNKSIKMHMSFHTIIDDNSSSKIQFRQLFGLGLNYSFHEKVTY; this is translated from the coding sequence GTGAGAAGATTACTCCTTCTTTTTTTAATTCTCTTAGCCTCAACTTCCTATTCACAGAAGAAGAAACATGACACCCTACCCAAACCTAAATGGAAAATTAATGGAAGGTTTGCTTTTATATTTAATCAATCTTCATTTTCTAATTGGGCTTCTGGTGGTCAAAATACAGTTGCAGGAAATATTGATGTGAATTACGATTTTAACTACAAGAAAAAAAATGTAAACTGGGATACTAGAATAATTACCGGTTATGGTTTAAGTCACATTAACGAAAAAGGCTATAGAAAAACAAATGACCGTTTTGAACTAAATACACTTTTAGGAATAAAAACGGCAACTTACTGGTTTTTGTCTTTTATTGGGAATTTTAAAACTCAGTATACAAAAGGGTATGATTATAAAAAGGAGCCTAAATTATTAGTTTCAGAATTCTTGTCTCCTGCTTACTTAACTTTTGGACCAGGAATGTTATGGAAAAAATCTGATGATCTTCACTTAAACATTGCACCCGCAACTGCTAGGTACACATTGGTAAGTGACTTTTTCTCAGGAAAATACGGTGTAGATGAAGGAAAAAACACTGCATTTGGTTTAGGTTTTAACTTTTCTGGATATTATAAATTTGGTGTAATGGAAAATGTTGAGATGGAAAATATCCTAACAATGTATTCAGATTATTTAGCAAATGTTGGTAATGTAGATTTAGATTATCAAACAAATATTCATTTTAAGGTAAATAAAAGCATTAAAATGCACATGTCTTTTCATACAATTATCGACGATAATTCTTCTAGTAAAATACAGTTTCGACAATTATTTGGCTTGGGTTTAAATTATAGTTTCCACGAAAAAGTGACTTATTAA
- a CDS encoding DUF2480 family protein has product MAKEIINRVANSKLKTFDLEEIYPEGKRVVFDIKDWLFEELILKEKDFRASVKNHDWSQYKNCFVAITCSVDAIVPSWAFMLIAAEITPFANKVVIGDLELLETVLYQELLNFVDLKDFTDCPVIIKGCAEKPIPNSAFAFLIAKLQPIAKSIMFGEACSTVPLYKSKK; this is encoded by the coding sequence ATGGCAAAAGAAATTATAAATAGAGTTGCAAATAGCAAACTAAAAACATTTGATCTTGAGGAAATTTATCCCGAAGGAAAAAGAGTTGTGTTTGATATTAAAGACTGGCTATTTGAAGAGCTTATTTTAAAAGAAAAAGACTTTAGAGCATCTGTTAAAAACCACGATTGGTCTCAATATAAAAATTGTTTTGTTGCCATAACTTGCTCTGTAGACGCTATTGTTCCTTCTTGGGCTTTTATGTTAATCGCTGCAGAAATAACACCTTTTGCTAACAAAGTAGTCATTGGAGATTTAGAATTATTAGAAACAGTCTTATATCAAGAATTATTAAATTTTGTAGATTTAAAAGATTTTACAGATTGCCCAGTAATTATTAAAGGATGTGCAGAAAAACCAATTCCTAATTCTGCCTTTGCTTTTTTAATTGCAAAATTACAACCTATCGCTAAGTCAATTATGTTTGGTGAAGCTTGCTCTACGGTACCTTTATATAAATCAAAAAAATAA
- a CDS encoding DUF59 domain-containing protein gives MTDKELEEIGDKIVAVLKTIYDPEIPVDIYELGLIYDVFVSEENNAKILMTLTSPNCPVAESLPVDIEEKVKSLKEINSCEVEITFDPTWTSEMMSEEAKLELGML, from the coding sequence ATGACAGATAAAGAATTAGAAGAAATTGGAGACAAAATTGTAGCAGTTTTAAAAACAATTTACGATCCAGAAATACCTGTAGACATCTATGAATTAGGTTTAATTTATGATGTTTTTGTTTCTGAAGAAAACAATGCTAAGATATTAATGACCTTAACATCACCAAATTGCCCTGTAGCAGAAAGCTTACCTGTTGACATTGAAGAAAAAGTAAAGTCTTTAAAAGAAATTAACAGCTGTGAGGTAGAAATTACTTTCGACCCAACTTGGACGTCAGAAATGATGAGCGAAGAAGCAAAGTTAGAATTAGGAATGCTTTAA
- a CDS encoding SufE family protein produces the protein MTIKEIQEEIIDEFSMFDDWMERYEYIIELGKSLPIISEQHKLDENLIKGCQSKVWLYSELDADKLKFTADSNAILTKGIVALLLRVFSEQKPADILAAETTFIDEIGLKEHLSPTRANGLVSMVKQIKMYAIAQQTKLAN, from the coding sequence ATGACTATTAAAGAAATACAAGAAGAAATTATTGACGAGTTTTCTATGTTTGATGATTGGATGGAACGCTATGAATATATCATAGAACTTGGTAAATCTTTACCTATTATATCTGAGCAACATAAATTAGATGAAAACTTAATAAAAGGTTGCCAATCTAAAGTGTGGTTATATTCTGAATTAGATGCTGATAAATTAAAATTTACTGCAGATAGCAATGCAATTTTAACCAAAGGAATTGTGGCATTATTATTGCGCGTATTCTCAGAACAAAAACCAGCAGATATTTTAGCTGCCGAAACCACTTTTATAGATGAAATTGGTTTAAAAGAACATTTAAGCCCAACAAGAGCAAATGGATTGGTTTCTATGGTAAAGCAAATAAAAATGTATGCAATTGCACAACAAACAAAACTAGCAAATTAA
- a CDS encoding PfkB family carbohydrate kinase — protein sequence MSKLLAVGTVAFDAIETPFGKTDKILGGSGTFVGLAASQFGVETGVVSVVGGDFPASYLEMMNSKGINTDGIEVDKNGKTFFWSGKYHNDMNSRDTLITELNVLETFTPVVPENFKDAGIVMLGNLHPLTQASVLDQMNEKPKLIVLDTMNFWMDIALDDLHTVLKRVDVITINDEEARQLSGEYSLVNAAKKIHAMGPKYVVIKKGEHGALLFNEGKMFFAPALPLAEVFDPTGAGDTFAGGFCGYLAKTEDISFENMKNAIIYGSNLASFCVEKFGTERMQELTVKEVKVRLQAFKELTQFDIELS from the coding sequence ATGAGTAAATTATTAGCAGTTGGTACTGTAGCTTTTGATGCTATTGAAACACCTTTTGGTAAAACAGATAAAATTTTAGGCGGTTCTGGAACTTTTGTAGGTTTGGCAGCATCTCAATTTGGAGTAGAAACAGGCGTTGTTTCTGTTGTTGGAGGAGATTTTCCTGCTTCGTACCTAGAAATGATGAATTCTAAAGGAATTAATACCGATGGAATTGAGGTTGATAAAAATGGAAAAACTTTTTTCTGGAGTGGAAAATATCATAATGATATGAATTCTAGGGATACTCTAATTACAGAATTAAATGTTTTAGAAACCTTTACACCCGTTGTACCAGAAAATTTTAAAGATGCTGGTATTGTAATGTTAGGAAATTTACACCCATTAACGCAAGCATCTGTTTTAGATCAGATGAATGAAAAGCCAAAATTGATAGTTTTAGATACTATGAATTTTTGGATGGACATTGCTTTAGATGATTTGCATACCGTTTTAAAAAGAGTAGATGTAATTACTATTAATGATGAAGAAGCAAGACAATTATCTGGAGAATACTCTTTGGTAAATGCAGCTAAGAAAATTCATGCGATGGGACCTAAGTATGTAGTTATTAAAAAAGGAGAACATGGCGCTTTATTGTTTAATGAAGGAAAAATGTTTTTCGCACCAGCTTTACCGTTGGCAGAAGTTTTTGATCCAACAGGAGCAGGAGATACTTTTGCAGGAGGTTTTTGTGGGTATTTAGCAAAAACAGAAGATATTTCTTTTGAAAATATGAAAAATGCAATTATCTACGGTTCTAATTTAGCTTCTTTCTGCGTAGAGAAGTTTGGTACAGAACGCATGCAAGAGCTTACAGTAAAAGAAGTTAAAGTGCGCTTACAAGCTTTTAAAGAATTAACACAATTTGATATAGAATTATCTTAA
- a CDS encoding amidophosphoribosyltransferase: protein MSDAIKHECGIALVRLKKPLQFYKDKYGSAFYGINKMYLLMEKQHNRGQDGAGFASVKFNVEPGTRYISRVRSNKSQPIQDVFAQINDRLNNVLEENPDKKDDVAWQEENMPYIGNLFLGHVRYGTFGKNSIESVHPFLRQSNWKHQNLIVAGNFNMTNSKQLLEELVELGQHPKEFTDTVTVMEKIGHFLEDEVAKLYQKAKKKGFSKIDASPFIEENLSIKKVLKRSSKNWDGGYAMAGLVGHGDAFVLRDPNGIRPTYFYEDEEVVVVASERPVIQTVFNVKIEDVQELERGHALIIKKNGKTSIKEVLEPREKKSCSFERIYFSRGSDASIYEERKNLGKLVFPKILKSIDSDISNTVFSYIPNTAETSFYGMTEAAEDLLNQQKTAKILEGGTKLSAERVTEILSERPRFEKIAIKDAKLRTFIADDSSRDDLVEHVYDITYGVVKPTDNLVIIDDSIVRGTTLKKSIIKILDRLSPKKIVVVSSAPQIRYPDCYGIDMARINDFIAFKAAIELLKDTNQESVIDEVYKKSKAQQSKKDEEIVNFVKGIYDPFTTEEVSAKIAQMLKTEDIKADVEVIYQTVENLHIACPDNLGDWYFTGDYPTPGGHRVVNEAFINYYEGNDKRAY from the coding sequence ATGAGTGATGCTATTAAACACGAATGTGGAATTGCACTTGTTCGATTAAAGAAACCTTTACAATTTTATAAAGATAAATACGGTTCTGCTTTCTACGGAATTAATAAGATGTATTTATTAATGGAAAAACAACACAATCGTGGTCAAGATGGTGCTGGTTTTGCAAGCGTTAAATTTAATGTAGAGCCAGGAACTAGATATATTAGTAGGGTTCGTTCTAATAAATCGCAACCAATACAAGACGTTTTTGCTCAAATTAACGATCGCTTAAATAATGTCCTAGAGGAAAATCCGGATAAAAAAGACGACGTTGCATGGCAAGAAGAAAATATGCCATACATCGGTAATTTATTTTTAGGACATGTTCGTTACGGTACTTTTGGTAAAAATAGTATCGAGAGTGTGCATCCTTTTTTACGCCAAAGTAACTGGAAACATCAAAACCTAATAGTTGCCGGTAACTTTAATATGACAAATTCTAAACAGTTGTTAGAAGAATTGGTAGAATTAGGGCAACATCCAAAAGAGTTTACAGATACGGTAACTGTAATGGAGAAAATTGGGCATTTTTTAGAAGATGAAGTGGCTAAGCTATATCAAAAAGCGAAGAAAAAAGGGTTTAGTAAAATAGACGCTTCTCCTTTTATTGAAGAAAATTTAAGCATTAAAAAAGTTTTAAAAAGATCTTCTAAAAATTGGGACGGTGGTTATGCAATGGCAGGTTTGGTTGGTCATGGAGACGCATTTGTGTTGCGTGATCCTAACGGAATTAGACCAACGTATTTTTATGAAGATGAAGAAGTTGTAGTTGTAGCTTCAGAAAGACCTGTAATACAAACTGTGTTTAATGTAAAAATAGAAGATGTTCAAGAATTAGAAAGAGGGCATGCTTTAATTATTAAGAAAAACGGTAAAACATCTATTAAAGAAGTATTAGAGCCAAGAGAGAAAAAATCTTGTTCTTTTGAACGTATTTATTTTTCTAGAGGAAGTGATGCATCCATTTATGAAGAAAGAAAAAATTTAGGAAAATTAGTGTTTCCAAAGATTTTGAAATCGATTGATAGCGATATTTCTAACACTGTTTTTTCATACATACCAAACACTGCAGAAACTTCTTTCTACGGAATGACGGAAGCTGCGGAAGATTTATTAAATCAGCAAAAAACAGCAAAAATTTTAGAAGGAGGAACAAAGTTATCTGCGGAAAGAGTTACAGAAATTCTATCTGAAAGACCTCGCTTTGAAAAAATAGCGATTAAAGATGCGAAACTAAGAACTTTTATTGCTGATGATAGTAGTAGAGATGATTTGGTAGAACACGTGTATGATATTACGTATGGTGTTGTAAAACCAACAGATAATCTTGTTATTATAGATGATAGTATTGTTCGTGGAACGACATTAAAGAAAAGTATTATTAAGATTTTAGATAGATTAAGCCCTAAAAAAATAGTAGTAGTTTCTTCTGCACCACAAATTCGTTACCCAGATTGTTACGGAATTGATATGGCTAGAATTAATGATTTTATTGCCTTTAAGGCAGCAATTGAGTTGTTAAAAGATACAAATCAGGAAAGTGTTATAGACGAGGTTTATAAAAAGTCGAAAGCACAGCAATCTAAAAAAGATGAAGAAATAGTAAATTTTGTAAAAGGAATTTACGATCCTTTTACTACAGAAGAAGTTTCAGCTAAGATTGCTCAAATGCTAAAAACAGAAGATATAAAAGCAGATGTTGAGGTTATTTACCAAACGGTAGAAAATTTACACATAGCTTGTCCAGATAATTTAGGTGATTGGTATTTTACAGGAGATTATCCAACTCCAGGAGGTCATAGGGTTGTAAACGAGGCGTTTATTAATTATTATGAAGGGAATGATAAAAGAGCTTATTAA
- a CDS encoding T9SS type A sorting domain-containing protein codes for MLKQAQQRVYILFLLLGIVTFGQTTVIINEDFSGGVLPTGWNNIDNGSSPISGQIWEFNSARGISAGDINGNYAILNSDNYGNGNSQNATLETREFDTGIYDVITLEFDYQYRDYQSPESCIVEVFNGATWETVASYTTNSGANYIAVDNGATHVILNITTQSNAASNVKVRFTYTGDWDYWWAIDNVKVTGETVPTNTTHLGPGGVGGTDGGTSLVLWLNANDINADGITTNNPANSSPLVSWNDLSGYANSYTQGNTANQPTFNKTSINGYPAANFDGSDFMSGSDNSYNEGTALFVLNASDFTSRSRLFNKAGSTSIRFEQWNNSGNIGFTRYGVADYDSGINSPFGLDAILSFSKQSAANSYEIRKLTDTLEDSFTLNVGSTTAPISTIEFGNFTNGNVSEIIVYSTVLNMTEKIITDNYLTAKYGLTLQNNDFYTQDNSGFNFDHDVAGIGQATDGSNHTDSQGTGIVRMYNPSALANDEFLFWGRDNKATTTFVTNTSNYQERISTKWRVSKRNDVGSVSFILDLNGIDISGKQLCSALKLVVDNDGDLLSPTSTYELTDVGGGFYKASNVVFADNDYFTIEYQDLIVVDGTKFYNGSGALSVPNNSDSCYKLLVKSTATGTLALTENANVREVEVEAGGKLVINSNLGLEVAHGVQLNGDIRLIGGAQLMQTHLGTSTITGSGKLYVDQNSEVESIYLYNYFSSPVATVGQNNYTVASVMKDGTTPTSLSSLPSDIGFIAGLDGNFNGSPIQLANRWIYTYDDLGSGTYAYDNNSGIGSTKVINPGKGYILKGPGRAQNYTFVGTPNDGNYTYTGVPSGVNVLIGNPYPSAFNIQKFLTDNSSIGATAYLWQQADVSNAEDVLGHYSSGYNGDYATINTSTSTQATAPTQVDVVIEAESAILGGGSSIVGDKVELTSASDNLSFNFNKLSKPVDGIYIVYESLSSKNIDIDINSVSQLTSVNLPNTSGVLTTLKVLVTIQPDDIVLLKSNDANLTAIDKVFGRQEYSYTAPPFNHLAIAQGFFFNTDNAGDLLFNNSQRALVPEGTGGSYFLKTSKKDKIDDLPILKLGMDFSPILNQVYHKQIAISFKEGNSFDYDRGFDSKISDRQVTDMYWKFPEDDSFYTIAGVEQIKENLEIPLEIIIEKAQTVSINIDKTQNINNLIYLKDTKLDLTYNLMNSSAKLNLDAGLYENRFYIVFKESTLSIEDDFLMNSFKVYHNRKLKELTIQNNTETNIKQVLVYNLLGQKIIEVNDEFQLNKKEVILKTNSLSNSIYIITIETEEGVVSKKFF; via the coding sequence ATGTTAAAACAAGCACAACAAAGAGTTTATATTCTTTTCCTTTTATTAGGAATAGTCACTTTTGGTCAAACCACAGTAATTATTAATGAAGATTTTTCTGGAGGTGTCTTACCTACAGGATGGAATAATATAGATAATGGAAGTAGTCCTATTTCAGGTCAAATTTGGGAATTTAATTCAGCAAGAGGAATAAGTGCTGGTGATATTAATGGTAATTATGCTATTTTAAATAGTGATAATTATGGTAATGGAAACAGTCAAAATGCAACTTTAGAAACACGTGAATTTGATACAGGGATATACGACGTTATTACTTTAGAATTTGATTATCAATATAGAGATTATCAATCTCCAGAATCTTGTATCGTTGAAGTTTTTAATGGTGCCACTTGGGAAACAGTTGCTAGTTACACAACTAATTCTGGAGCTAATTATATAGCTGTGGACAATGGAGCCACACATGTTATTTTAAATATTACAACTCAATCGAATGCTGCGTCAAATGTAAAAGTTAGGTTTACTTATACTGGTGATTGGGATTATTGGTGGGCAATAGACAATGTTAAGGTTACCGGAGAAACCGTTCCAACAAATACTACTCATTTAGGTCCTGGAGGAGTCGGTGGAACGGATGGTGGTACTAGTTTAGTTTTATGGTTGAACGCCAATGATATTAATGCTGATGGTATAACAACAAATAATCCTGCAAATTCTTCACCTTTAGTTTCTTGGAATGATTTAAGTGGATATGCCAATAGTTACACTCAAGGAAATACTGCAAATCAACCAACATTTAATAAAACCTCAATAAACGGATATCCAGCAGCAAATTTTGATGGAAGTGATTTTATGAGTGGTTCTGATAATAGTTATAATGAAGGTACAGCTTTATTTGTATTGAATGCATCAGACTTTACTAGTAGATCTAGGCTTTTTAATAAAGCAGGAAGTACCTCGATTAGATTTGAACAATGGAATAATTCTGGAAATATAGGATTTACAAGGTACGGAGTGGCTGATTATGACAGTGGAATTAATTCTCCTTTTGGATTAGATGCTATTTTAAGTTTTTCTAAACAAAGTGCTGCTAATTCATATGAAATAAGAAAACTAACAGATACTTTAGAAGACTCATTTACGCTTAATGTTGGCAGTACTACAGCCCCTATTTCCACTATTGAATTCGGGAATTTTACAAATGGAAATGTCTCAGAAATAATAGTGTATTCAACGGTTTTAAACATGACAGAGAAAATTATTACCGATAATTATTTGACAGCTAAATACGGTTTAACTCTTCAAAATAATGATTTTTACACGCAAGACAATTCAGGATTTAATTTTGATCATGATGTTGCAGGAATAGGACAAGCAACAGACGGTTCAAATCATACAGATTCTCAAGGAACAGGAATTGTAAGAATGTATAACCCTAGTGCTTTGGCTAATGATGAATTTTTATTTTGGGGAAGAGATAATAAAGCAACAACCACCTTTGTTACAAATACTAGTAATTATCAAGAAAGAATATCTACAAAATGGAGAGTAAGTAAAAGAAATGATGTTGGTAGTGTTAGCTTTATTTTAGATTTAAATGGAATAGATATTTCTGGAAAACAATTATGTTCAGCCTTAAAATTGGTTGTAGATAATGATGGCGATTTATTGTCTCCAACGTCTACTTATGAATTAACAGATGTTGGAGGAGGCTTTTATAAAGCAAGCAATGTCGTTTTTGCAGATAACGATTACTTTACAATTGAATATCAGGACTTAATTGTTGTAGATGGAACGAAATTTTATAACGGTTCTGGTGCATTGAGCGTACCAAATAATTCTGATAGTTGTTATAAGTTGTTAGTTAAATCTACTGCAACTGGTACCTTAGCACTAACCGAAAATGCAAATGTTAGAGAAGTAGAGGTGGAAGCTGGAGGGAAATTGGTAATTAACTCAAACCTAGGGCTAGAAGTTGCACATGGAGTTCAGTTAAATGGAGATATAAGATTAATTGGCGGAGCACAGTTAATGCAAACCCATTTAGGAACGTCGACAATTACAGGTTCGGGAAAATTGTATGTTGATCAAAACTCTGAAGTTGAAAGTATATACCTCTATAATTATTTTTCATCACCAGTAGCAACTGTTGGCCAAAATAATTATACAGTTGCAAGCGTAATGAAAGATGGTACAACACCAACTTCATTAAGTTCTTTGCCATCAGATATAGGTTTTATTGCTGGGTTAGACGGTAATTTTAATGGGTCTCCAATACAGTTAGCGAATCGTTGGATATATACGTATGATGATTTAGGAAGCGGAACATATGCTTATGATAATAATTCAGGAATCGGAAGTACAAAAGTAATAAACCCAGGTAAAGGCTATATTTTAAAAGGACCAGGAAGAGCACAAAATTACACATTTGTTGGAACTCCAAATGATGGAAACTATACATATACAGGTGTTCCTTCAGGTGTAAATGTTTTGATCGGTAACCCTTATCCATCAGCATTTAATATACAAAAGTTTCTAACAGACAACTCATCTATTGGAGCTACGGCTTATTTGTGGCAACAAGCAGATGTTAGTAATGCAGAAGACGTTCTTGGACATTATAGTAGTGGTTATAATGGTGATTATGCAACTATAAATACATCTACCTCTACACAAGCAACTGCGCCAACGCAAGTTGATGTTGTTATTGAAGCCGAAAGTGCAATATTAGGAGGAGGTAGTTCAATTGTTGGTGATAAAGTAGAGTTGACTTCTGCTAGCGATAATCTTAGCTTTAACTTTAATAAACTATCTAAGCCTGTAGATGGTATATATATCGTTTATGAATCTCTATCTTCTAAAAATATAGATATAGATATTAATAGTGTTAGTCAATTAACAAGTGTAAATCTACCAAATACATCTGGTGTTTTAACTACCCTTAAAGTACTAGTAACAATTCAGCCAGACGATATTGTCTTATTAAAATCTAACGATGCAAATCTAACTGCTATAGATAAGGTTTTTGGGAGGCAAGAATATTCATATACAGCGCCGCCATTTAATCATTTGGCAATTGCTCAGGGTTTTTTCTTTAATACCGATAATGCAGGTGACTTGTTGTTTAATAATAGTCAAAGAGCTTTGGTTCCTGAAGGTACAGGAGGTTCTTATTTTTTAAAAACGAGTAAAAAAGATAAAATTGATGATTTGCCTATATTAAAATTAGGAATGGATTTTTCTCCAATTTTAAATCAAGTTTACCATAAGCAAATAGCTATTTCATTCAAAGAAGGAAACTCATTTGATTATGATAGAGGTTTTGATAGTAAAATATCAGATAGGCAAGTAACAGATATGTATTGGAAATTTCCAGAGGACGATAGTTTTTATACAATAGCAGGGGTGGAACAAATTAAAGAAAATTTAGAAATTCCTTTAGAAATAATTATAGAGAAAGCTCAAACTGTAAGTATTAATATTGATAAAACTCAAAATATAAATAATCTTATTTACTTAAAAGATACCAAATTAGATTTGACCTATAATTTAATGAATTCATCAGCAAAACTTAATTTAGATGCTGGGTTGTACGAAAATAGGTTTTATATTGTTTTTAAGGAATCTACCTTAAGTATTGAAGACGACTTTTTAATGAATTCATTTAAAGTATACCATAATAGAAAACTAAAAGAATTAACAATTCAAAATAATACTGAGACAAACATAAAGCAGGTGCTTGTTTACAATCTTTTAGGTCAAAAAATAATAGAAGTTAATGATGAATTTCAACTAAATAAAAAAGAGGTTATATTAAAAACAAACAGCCTAAGTAATTCTATTTATATAATAACAATAGAAACTGAAGAAGGAGTAGTTTCAAAGAAGTTTTTTTAA
- a CDS encoding superoxide dismutase, whose amino-acid sequence MAFKLPELEYAYDALEPNIDAKTMEIHHSKHHNGYTTKLNGAIEGTDLEGKSIEDILTNLDMSNGAVRNNGGGFYNHSLFWTVMNPEDKGYLSGELKDAIEAAFGSKEAFMEAFSKAAATQFGSGWAWLCVHKGGKVEVCSTPNQDNPLMPGVTCGGTPILGLDVWEHAYYLNYQNRRPDYIDAFFNVINWNEVERRYAEAK is encoded by the coding sequence ATGGCTTTTAAGTTACCAGAGTTAGAATATGCATATGATGCATTAGAACCAAATATAGATGCTAAAACTATGGAAATTCACCATAGCAAACATCACAACGGATATACAACAAAATTAAACGGAGCAATTGAAGGAACTGATTTAGAGGGAAAGTCTATTGAAGATATTTTAACTAATCTTGACATGAGTAATGGCGCTGTTAGAAACAATGGTGGTGGTTTTTACAATCATTCATTATTTTGGACAGTAATGAACCCTGAAGACAAAGGATACCTTTCTGGAGAATTAAAAGACGCTATTGAAGCTGCTTTTGGCTCTAAAGAAGCATTTATGGAAGCTTTTTCTAAAGCTGCTGCAACACAATTCGGTTCTGGTTGGGCTTGGTTATGTGTACATAAAGGCGGTAAAGTAGAAGTTTGTTCTACACCAAACCAAGACAACCCATTAATGCCGGGTGTTACTTGTGGAGGAACTCCTATTTTAGGATTAGACGTTTGGGAACATGCATATTACTTAAACTACCAAAACAGAAGACCAGATTATATTGATGCATTTTTTAATGTAATTAACTGGAATGAAGTTGAACGCAGATATGCTGAAGCAAAATAA